ATTCAAAAGCAAGCCCAATGAAGCTCACCCCCTCTTCGCCGCCTTTGTCAAAGCTGCGATGGAAAAACGGTAGCGTGATTTGTGTTTTTTTAGCCGCGGATTGGCGCGGATGAAACGCGGATAAAGAGATGCCCCTGAAACATGAAGATTCAAGCGACAGGGCAAGGACCACCATTCGTGTGGCCTGTGTTCAGCACCAACTAAAGGCTGGCAATACCTTTGTCGAGTTTAAGAATCTCATAAGCAAGTACATCGCTGAAGCTGCCAGTAAGGACGCTGACTTCATTGTCTTCCCGGAATACTGTGCGGCGGATTTGATGTCACAAGCAAACTTCGATGGTCTCACTTCCAGAAAAATGCTGGAACAGCTGGCGACCATGAGTGACGACCTTATTGCCTGTTATGCAAAACTGGCAAAGGATCACAAAATTCACATCGTTGGAGGCAGTCATCCAATTAGCAGCAAAATGGGTATAGAAAACTGTGGTTTGTTTTTTTATCCCAATGGAGAACACCAAATCCAGCCCAAGCTTCATATTACACCATGGGAAAAACAAAACTGGAATGTGACTGGTGGTGATACTTTGGATGTCATTCAAACTCCCAAAGCTAACATCGGGATTCTCGTTTGTTACGATTCGGAGTTCCCTGAAGCGACCCGGGAACTAGTCGACCAAGGAGCCGAGATTCTTTTTGTCCCCTACTGCACTGAAAATTATGCCGGTTATCAACGCGTGCGCATATGTTGTCAGGCCCGTGCAATCGAAAACCAAATCCATGTGGTGACCACGGGTCTCACAGGTCAGCTCCCCGCCGTAGCGGGCTTCGAAAGCAATTATGCCAGTCCAGGAGTTTTCACACCGAGCGACACTGGATTCCCTCAAGACGGAGTCCTCATCAAAGGCGAAAGCAACATCGCATCCCTGACCTTCGTCGATCTTGACATGGCCCAACTTCGTCATTCACGCGCCGAAGGCACAGTGACTCCTCACAAAGACCGACGACATGATCTGTTTGTTTTTAGTAAAAGCAGAAGAGAGAAGTAAGAAGGCAGAAGCATGGTTGAACCATTAAAGCCCTTCCAGCTTCTCACTTCTGCTTTTACTAAAACTGCACTCGCATCATGACTCCCAACACATTGAAATTCACCCACTGCCCACTGATCTTAAGAGATCGATAGCGATAGTAAATCACTGGCCTAATACCGGGCCCAAGATCGTAAGCGAAACCACCAGTCAACCTGTTCTGTCGGTATTCACCACCATTCGAAAGATCAAAGAAAAACTCATTTGCTCCAAAAACACTCAGCGTCCGATCCGACACATCGAATAAAGGCCTTATTGCCTGAAGCCGAATACGGTAGCGTTCCTGAAATGAATCACCTGAAAATCTTGAATCAAACTGGTTTCTCATAGAAAGCCGGAACTCTTCAATCTGATGTCTGAAAGTTAAACGGAATTCGACACGATTTTCAGCCTCATTATCGGAGTCATCGGTATCTCTGGTTGAATAGAGATAATTAGCGCCGAGACGAAGCCATGGTTCGGCGTTCCAGTAGATTCCCTGGCGAGAGAAGGTCAAATAAGGATCTGTGAAGTCATCTCGAATACGCTCTTCAACTTCGATCAAGCCGCCCAATTGATCGGTAAACTCAAGATCTCCACGAAATGTCATCCAAAGCTCCCAGTCCGAAGCCCGCAACATGCCTAAACCAGCAATTGCAAACACAACACTGGGTAAAAGCTTTTGAAGACTGGATCGCAAATTCATTTCGACTTATTTCATTCTCAGTATTCCATTCAAGACTTCAATCAAATGCGCACTCACCTCCTTCATGGCAATATACAAACACCGGCTGTTTGGGGAGCATTCCTCGAACAACTACCAGGCAAGCTGGCATTGGTTGATTTACGTGACTACTCTGCTGATAACTGCGCCGCCTGGGCCAGGGCCTTCAATGAGAAAGTTACTCAGGAGTTGGAATCCGATGAAAAACATTTCCTCGTCGGCTATTCACTAGGCGGACGCCTTGCATTGCATGCCTTACTAGAGAATCACAAACTATGGTGTGGAGCAGTTATCATTGGTGCACATCCCGGCTCAGACGATCCATCTCAGCGTGAAGTCTGGCTAAAAAATGATCATCGCTGGGCTGAGCGTTTCCTCAAGGAACCGTGGGATGTGCTGCTGAAAGAATGGGACGCACTTCCTGTCTTTGGAGGCATCCCGAATCCCTGTCCGCGCAACAAGGAAGACTTTGATCGCAATGAAGTCGCACGAACATTCCTAGCATTCTCAAAAGGGCAACAAGCGTATCTAACACCTCGCTTGCGTGAACCCAACCTACCACCGGTTCTCTACCTCTCCGGTGAGCAAGATGCAGTCTATTCTAAACTTGGACGCGACTTGTCTGAACAATGCCCAGCGATTCGCCACGAAGTCATCCCCAGAGCCGCCCATAGGGTTCCATGGGAAAACCCCGATGCATTTATTGAGACAGTGAAACAATTCCTGGATCAATCATGAGCGATTGAGTAAAACCTCAGCGCTTAAACCATCTCGGCATTCAAACTCGATCACGGTAAATCCATTTTCAGCAGCAATCACTTTTGGTTGATGTTCTGCGGTTTCCATCGGTTGTGTTAGCTCCGCAATCTGCCAATCACCTTTTAGAGTGATCCGAACGAGATTGGGGCGACTCGGCCAGAAAAACCATTCACGTTCATAGATCGATAACTCTGTCCGAGTACCATCCGGCAATAAATCCTCCTGACCATCGTAGATGTTTAGATCAGGATCTGCAACTGAGAGCCGTAATTGATTTCCCTCTTCTTTGACAATAAAGGTCGACTGCTTATCGACAGCACTTACCGCCCCCTTATCAAAGCTGGCACCATGCTCGGAGTATACGGCATATGCAGTGGCATCCTCTTCATTCAGCGCCACTACATGAGCAGTGCTATCATGTTGCAGGATCTCAATCGTTGGCTCTTCTGCAAAAGCTTTCATCTCAGCCTCGCTGGCATCCGCAATGAGCACATATTCATACTCAGCACCTTTTGGCGCATTACCATGATCAAACCAGGCGGATACAAAGTCTCCGGATACCTCGCCCTGATGCTGAGGATCTGGATTCGTTTGTTCGATCCGGTTTAAATAAACATCTCCATTTGGGACATAATAACCCGTACCACGATTATCGATAATCCATTGAGGCTTCTCTGCTTTGAGTAACTGCTCATGTGGGAATTGAACAATCTCTTCTCCATTGACTGTAATGGGATCATCCTTCGCGGTAAGGCTGCATTGGAAAAGTGTCGTCTCAACAGGATACTCCGCAATATCGCTCCGGATGTCAGATCCAAGGCAGACAACCTTATTCCCGACAAAGAACCAGCTTTTCTTTCCGGTAAAAGATTCAAGGCCGTACTTGTCGTGTCCCTTGAACTGAAAGACCTGGATACCGCAACCATACGATGTTTCGACACCGCCCGAAAATGCCTGATCACTAAACAAGTACTCTCCACCCTCGTCACGCACCTGCCCGACTCGAGTCGCTAATTGATCATAAGGAAGCCGTACAGTCGTCGCGCCCGGCCAGCGACACCAATCAATGCCATCATACCAAATTGCCTTCCCCATGCTTGGACTTAGGCTGTCGAGTGAATCGGGATACGAAACATCAAGATAGCCGTTAGCGATGAAAAGCGGGAAAGCAAAGAACGACTTTCCCCAACTTTCGAAAGGGTAGACATATTTGCTATGCGCTCTCGCCGTAATCATCCAATCGTTCTTCTGTCGTTTCAGCCCCACACAAGTATAAGGCAACATGCGAAAGCCATCCAATGGCTCATAGCTTTCGCCCACCATCTCGAGCATGCTCTTAAATGAATCCGCACTCTTGTAATTCGAGAAACGAATGGAAGCAAAAGCCTTGGACGTCATTCGCTCTTCGGTAAAGAGGCCATCGTAGTAAGTTTGAGCGACCTTGGCGATACGCTTACGA
The Rubellicoccus peritrichatus DNA segment above includes these coding regions:
- a CDS encoding DUF2490 domain-containing protein, whose protein sequence is MNLRSSLQKLLPSVVFAIAGLGMLRASDWELWMTFRGDLEFTDQLGGLIEVEERIRDDFTDPYLTFSRQGIYWNAEPWLRLGANYLYSTRDTDDSDNEAENRVEFRLTFRHQIEEFRLSMRNQFDSRFSGDSFQERYRIRLQAIRPLFDVSDRTLSVFGANEFFFDLSNGGEYRQNRLTGGFAYDLGPGIRPVIYYRYRSLKISGQWVNFNVLGVMMRVQF
- a CDS encoding carbon-nitrogen hydrolase family protein, whose translation is MPLKHEDSSDRARTTIRVACVQHQLKAGNTFVEFKNLISKYIAEAASKDADFIVFPEYCAADLMSQANFDGLTSRKMLEQLATMSDDLIACYAKLAKDHKIHIVGGSHPISSKMGIENCGLFFYPNGEHQIQPKLHITPWEKQNWNVTGGDTLDVIQTPKANIGILVCYDSEFPEATRELVDQGAEILFVPYCTENYAGYQRVRICCQARAIENQIHVVTTGLTGQLPAVAGFESNYASPGVFTPSDTGFPQDGVLIKGESNIASLTFVDLDMAQLRHSRAEGTVTPHKDRRHDLFVFSKSRREK
- a CDS encoding alpha/beta fold hydrolase, which gives rise to MRTHLLHGNIQTPAVWGAFLEQLPGKLALVDLRDYSADNCAAWARAFNEKVTQELESDEKHFLVGYSLGGRLALHALLENHKLWCGAVIIGAHPGSDDPSQREVWLKNDHRWAERFLKEPWDVLLKEWDALPVFGGIPNPCPRNKEDFDRNEVARTFLAFSKGQQAYLTPRLREPNLPPVLYLSGEQDAVYSKLGRDLSEQCPAIRHEVIPRAAHRVPWENPDAFIETVKQFLDQS